TGAAAATATGAGTGAAAACAAAAGAGACGCCCAGCAGGACACCCGGATTCCTACACAAACAACAAACACAAAAATGTAGGTTGGGACATTCCTGTCAGCATAGCCATGGCCCTCCCTGAAAAGGACAAAACCTTAAAATTCAGCACAATGAGAAAATCTCAACGCATGGCACCGACCGTGCAAAGAGAAGGGCAAACACGGGAGGACGCATGCTCATCGACACGACACTCAGGGAAGGGGCGCAAATGTTCGGGACCTGTATCCCCAATAAGATCGGAATCGAAATCGCCGGCCGCATCGCGGACATGGGCGTGGAAGAGATAGAGATCGGCTGGATGGGACAGCAGGGCCTTGACGATATGGTGCGGACCCTGCGGCACAAGGGAGCGACCTGCGACCTGAGCGTGTGGTCTCCGTGCCGTACGGTGGATGTTTACCGGGCAGCGGGACTGGGTATCGACACGATCAATATCGGGCTGCCCGTTTCGGACCTGCACATCGCAGAGCGTCTGCGCACGGACCGGGACGGTCTGACCACCATGCTGCGCGAAACCGTGGGGCTTGCCCACTCCTGCGGCATCCGCCGCATCAGCATCGGCCTCGAGGACGTGACCCGGGCCGACCAGGAATTTGCCCTCTCCATGGCCCGCATGGCCAGAGAGCTCGGCGCCGTGCGCATCCGCCTGGCCGACACGCTGGGCGTCATGACCCCGACCCGCATAGCGGAGCTGGTGCGTTTCTTTGCCGCCGGTGTGGACATGGAGATCGCCATCCACTGTCACAACGATTTCGGCATGGCCACGGCCAACGCCATCACGGCGCTGGAAGCGGGCGCGCATTGGGCCGATGTTTCGGTACTGGGGATAGGTGAGCGTTCGGGCATCTCCGCCCTGGAGGAAGTGGCCGGGCACCTGCGTCTGGTGCAGGGATACGAGATCTACGACATGAATCTGGTACGCGGCCTGTGCGATATGGTGGCCGAACTCGCCCACATTCCGGTGGCCCGCAACCGGCCGGTTTCAGGCGATGACATTTTCGCGGCCGAGTCGGGCCTGCACGTGGACGGCATTCTCAAAAACCCGGCTCTATTCGAGCCCTACGACCCCGCCCTGACCGGAGCCAAACGCATGCTGGCCCTAGGTGCCAAGGCCGGCCAGGGAGCGGTCAGGAACATGCTTCGCCAGGTTGGGCTGGAAGGACCGCTCAACTCCATCGGCAGTTTGGTGGACACGATTCGTCAGCGAGCCAACAGCGCAGGCCGCCCCTTGAGTCCGGTTGAAGTGCAGGATCTGGCCAAGGCAAAGGGTTGTCTGGAAGGCGGGATTTGCTAAGACAAGGACGCAAGCGTTTTCAAGGATCACCGTTAAAAATTCCGGGACATAAGCGTATGGCCCGGATGAAAGGCTGGAAACAGCTGTCCTCGCCCATGCCTCATTCCTTCCCGCCGACGCTGAGAATCTGCGGCGGCGGGATTTCTTTTCCTCTCCCTACCCCGCATCTGCACACTCTGCCTGAGTCTTTCACTCCCATGAATTTTGCAAAGTCAATCAAACATTGATTTTGGATATTTTTTCGTGTAGCAGCTAAAAATAGACCACTCAGAATTTTCATCCAGAAAAGCAATCTCCGTCACAGTGAACCGCATAGCATGTATTTTTAATTAGGATTGACGCATTTGCCTTTGCGCGTGACGAGCATTGCGAAACCATTGTATCAGGGGGTATTATGCGTTTTCTCAAAGCACTTGTTATCGTCGCAGCGGTTTGCCTCATTCCCGCAAATCTGCTGGCAAACCCCATTCGGTTCGGGGTCCCGCCATGGCCCGGGGTGACCGTCAAAACCGAAGTCGTCTGCCAGATCCTGAATGCCATGGGCCATGAAACCAATCAGCTCGAAATAGGTCCCCCGGTCATCTACAAAGGCCTGACAGCCGGGGATGTCGACGCCTACGTGGCAGCATGGATTCCTCAGCAGAACGGAATGTTCATCCCACTCAAGGAAAATAAGGCCATTGACATCATAAGGGTCAATGTGGACCAGGCCGACACGGGCCTGGCAGTACCGACCTATGTCTGGGATGCGGGAGTACGCTCCGTGGCTGACCTGGACAAGCACGCCGACAAATTCGACCGCACCATTTTCGGCATCGAGGTCGGCAGCGGCATGCATACAAGCACCGAGGAAATGATCAGCAACGATGTGGCTGGACTTGGGGACTGGGAGTTGGTCGGCAGCACGACCCCGGTCATGCTCACCGCCGTCGACGACCGCGTGCGACAGAACAAATGGGCGGTTTTCCATGCCTGGCGGCCCCACTGGATGACCCTCAAGATCGACATGAAATTCCTGGAAGGTGTGCCCGGCTCCGAAAAATTGATCAGCTCAAGTGTTGTCTACACAGTGGCCAGCAACGACTTTGCCGAAAAATACCCGCAGGCGCGAGCGTTTCTGAGCAATTTTTATGTTCCGGCCGAAATCCAGAGCGCCTGGATTTACGCGTTCGGCTTCGAAAAGAAGGACCCTGTCGATGTGGCGCGGACCTGGATCGCAGAAAACCCTGAAACCGTCGCCAAGTGGCTTGAAGGGGTCCTGACCGTGGACGGAAAGCCCGCCTTTGATGCGGTGAGGGATAAAATCAAATAGACGCATTGCCAAAATCCTAGCCTGATCTCAAAAGCAAAACAGCGGATTCATGTCTGAACGCAATTTCAACTTTGCGTTCAGGCATGAATCCGCTGTCACATTCCAATCTTTTGAAGCGAATGGGTAAAAAAGAATGTTTCTTTGTATCAGTCCTGCTTGGAGCCAATCTTTCCAAGAATTGTCTTGGCCCGATCGAATCCCGGATCGCACTTCAATGCAGTTTTCATGAATCGCTCCACTTCCTGAAGTCGATTCATCTGAAAATAGACCATCCCGATATTGAAAGGAATAAGCGGAGACTCCTGAAGCAGGTCAGGAGAGGCGGAAATCGCTTTCTCGAACTCACAGACAGCCTTGTAGTGCTCTTTTCCCTGAGCATAGGCCATTCCCATGTTGTAGTGCAACCCACCCTCATTCGGGATCACATCCAGCGCCTGCCGATAGGTCTGCACCGCGCCCTTCCAATCCCCTTTCTTGCGAAGCGAGACCCCCATTTCATTGACCATCCACAGGTCTTCACGGGTCATGTCACTGCCTTTTGTTTCAAGCGCCTGATTCATGAAAAGGATGCTTTGCTCAGGATTGATTTCACGCAATTTAATACCGATATCCATGAGCGTCGAGGCAAGCATGTCATTTGCCTGGGAACGAACTATGCTGACCGCATCCTGATAGAATTTCTTGGCTTTGTCTTCTTGACCATCCTTGCTGTACTGCTCTCCAATGTCGATCTTTCTCTTATGATTCAGTGGGGATATTTTATCCATCAGAAGCATGTACTTGATGTACTCTTTTGAATTATTGGTCTCTGCGTAGAGATCGGCAAGCTTTTGCAGCGGCTTCAAATTGAGTCGGGATTCCTTGACCGCTTCCTTATAAAATAATTCAGCATCTTCAAACTTTCCATTTTTTCTGGAAATGTCCCCCTTGAGAATCATACAGATAGAACTACTTGGCTTTTCCTCAAGCAGCATATCTATCCTTGAAGCAGCTTCTTCGAAGTCCCCTTTTTCTATCAATTCTCTTATACTCTCAACTTCTACGTGAAACATGTTTGTTGGTTTTATTGTAAAAGCAATTTTTTGTATTATGTTATTGATCGAAATTGGCTTTACAATGATGGAATCAACATCATTTTCTGCAATAAATGAAACATATTCTTCAGAAACTTCTGGAGTAATACATATTATTTTCAACCTGTTTCGAAAAACATCCTTCAACGATTTGAAGTCAAAAACATTGGATCTTCCATTAATTTTAGATTCAATAAACATGACCACTTGCGAACGGGTATCCAAAAGTTCTCGGCACTTCTTTCCAATATCCGACGAAGCATGCGCCACAGACAAAGAATCGTAATTCAGTCCCATGGTACGCAATGCGCCGCGCATTGTCCTTACGAATATCTCATCATTGGTAACAACAAAAAAAGAACCATTTTGATTTTGCAGAAAATTTATGACTATTCTGTCATAAACAGGAGCAATTTCTTTTTTTATAAGCTTGTGCGACACAATAATACCTCAAAATATAAGCAGTAAGAATATATATAAGTCTTCTAAAATAAAATATAAAACAAATAAAAATTACAAAATGTTCTCCATACGCAAATCAGAAAAGTACATTAAGCCATAATACTGGACCGGGCAAGCTTTACCACTCCATGAAATATTTTAAAAACTTGCGCGCGTAGTTTTTTTTATAACCACACGCCGGGATACGAACCCTTGCCCTTCAGCCCTTGCCAGAAACTTCCTTAAAATTTCTAACATATAAAAAACATTAGATGAAATAATAATTTGTCTACACCAGTTGCGGCAAACTTGTCATGCCGCAGACATGATT
This is a stretch of genomic DNA from Deltaproteobacteria bacterium HGW-Deltaproteobacteria-18. It encodes these proteins:
- a CDS encoding pyruvate carboxyltransferase, with the translated sequence MLIDTTLREGAQMFGTCIPNKIGIEIAGRIADMGVEEIEIGWMGQQGLDDMVRTLRHKGATCDLSVWSPCRTVDVYRAAGLGIDTINIGLPVSDLHIAERLRTDRDGLTTMLRETVGLAHSCGIRRISIGLEDVTRADQEFALSMARMARELGAVRIRLADTLGVMTPTRIAELVRFFAAGVDMEIAIHCHNDFGMATANAITALEAGAHWADVSVLGIGERSGISALEEVAGHLRLVQGYEIYDMNLVRGLCDMVAELAHIPVARNRPVSGDDIFAAESGLHVDGILKNPALFEPYDPALTGAKRMLALGAKAGQGAVRNMLRQVGLEGPLNSIGSLVDTIRQRANSAGRPLSPVEVQDLAKAKGCLEGGIC
- a CDS encoding glycine/betaine ABC transporter substrate-binding protein encodes the protein MRFLKALVIVAAVCLIPANLLANPIRFGVPPWPGVTVKTEVVCQILNAMGHETNQLEIGPPVIYKGLTAGDVDAYVAAWIPQQNGMFIPLKENKAIDIIRVNVDQADTGLAVPTYVWDAGVRSVADLDKHADKFDRTIFGIEVGSGMHTSTEEMISNDVAGLGDWELVGSTTPVMLTAVDDRVRQNKWAVFHAWRPHWMTLKIDMKFLEGVPGSEKLISSSVVYTVASNDFAEKYPQARAFLSNFYVPAEIQSAWIYAFGFEKKDPVDVARTWIAENPETVAKWLEGVLTVDGKPAFDAVRDKIK